A window of Citrus sinensis cultivar Valencia sweet orange chromosome 7, DVS_A1.0, whole genome shotgun sequence contains these coding sequences:
- the LOC107175499 gene encoding uncharacterized protein LOC107175499 codes for MDKSWIHESRASPAFKLGGVSEFLKFAFENSTNDGRLKCPCKKCSNRYRHNRDTIYEHMICFGVGTDYLSNKWIYHGELKKRQTTVNNEGVNETGNMHDMLHDVFRIPNDDVSDHDSGPDDMMGECNKVSNHDAQTFYKPLEDAEQELYPGCKRFIKFFFIVRLFHIKCLNGLSDKAVIMLLELIKEALLEWETLPKSFYHAKKISGGLGLGYKKIDACPNDCMLCWKENEHDSSCSICGASRWKPTSDDLGYNNLNQSSATTRRVPAKVLHHFPLKPRL; via the coding sequence ATGGATAAGAGTTGGATTCATGAGTCTAGGGCAAGTCCAGCATTCAAATTGGGAGGAGTTTCTGAATTCTTGAAATTTGCATTTGAAAATAGTACTAATGATGGGAGATTAAAATGTCCATGTAAGAAATGTAGTAATAGATATCGTCACAATAGAGATACTATTTATGAACATATGATATGTTTTGGAGTAGGCACTGATTATCTTAGTAACAAGTGGATTTACCATGGAGAGCTTAAGAAAAGGCAAACAACTGTGAATAACGAAGGAGTAAATGAGACAGGCAATATGCATGACATGCTACATGATGTTTTTAGAATTCCTAATGATGATGTTAGTGACCATGACAGTGGTCCTGATGACATGATGGGTGAGTGTAATAAAGTTTCTAATCATGATGCTCAGACATTCTATAAACCGTTGGAAGATGCTGAGCAAGAGTTATACCCAGGATGTAAAAggttcattaaatttttcttcattgttcGCTTATTTCACATTAAGTGCCTTAATGGACTAAGTGATAAAGCAGTTATAATGCTTCTTGAATTGATAAAAGAAGCATTACTAGAATGGGAAACTTTGCCCAAGTCTTTTTATCATGCCAAAAAGATTAGTGGTGGCTTAGGTCTCGGgtacaaaaaaattgatgcaTGTCCTAATGACTGTATGTTATGttggaaagaaaatgagcATGATTCTTCTTGTTCAATATGTGGTGCATCTCGATGGAAACCCACATCTGACGATCTAGGATATAATAATCTAAATCAGTCATCTGCAACTACTCGTAGGGTTCCAGCTAAAGTGCTTCACCACTTCCCTTTAAAACCTAGACTTTAA
- the LOC102629997 gene encoding peroxidase 4, giving the protein MAFSFSSLMVTLALGFLVVFTGKSSAQLSTNFYSKTCPKLLNTVKSAVQSAVSKERRMGASLLRLHFHDCFVNGCDGSILLDDTSSFTGEKTSGPNINSARGFEVVDDIKSKVEKVCPGVVSCADILAIAARHSVAILGGPSWNVKLGRRDSKTASLAAANSGVIPPPTSTLSNLINRFQAKGLSAKDMVALSGAHTIGQARCVAFRNRIYNESNIESSFAKNRRGNCPRATGSGDNNLAPLDFQSPNKFDNQYYKHLLNQKGLLHSDQILFNGGSTDSLVSTYASNSKTFNSDFAAAMIKMGDISPLTGSIGEIRKNCRRPN; this is encoded by the exons atggctttttctttttcttctttaatggTGACTTTGGCATTAGGGTTTCTTGTGGTTTTCACAGGCAAATCAAGTGCTCAACTCTCTACTAATTTCTATTCAAAAACTTGTCCAAAATTGTTGAATACGGTTAAATCTGCTGTTCAATCAGCAGTTTCAAAAGAGCGTCGGATGGGCGCTTCTCTCCTTCGCTTACACTTTCATGACTGTTTCGTCAAC GGGTGTGATGGATCAATTCTACTAGATGACACGTCATCTTTCACTGGTGAGAAGACTTCAGGACCAAATATCAATTCAGCAAGAGGATTTGAAGTTGTTGATGATATAAAATCAAAGGTAGAGAAAGTTTGCCCAGGAGTCGTTTCATGCGCTGATATTTTAGCCATTGCTGCTCGGCATTCAGTTGCAATT CTAGGAGGGCCAAGTTGGAATGTTAAACTTGGAAGAAGGGACTCCAAAACAGCTAGCTTAGCTGCTGCTAATAGTGGTGTCATTCCTCCTCCTACCTCCACTCTAAGCAACCTCATCAATAGATTCCAGGCTAAAGGTCTCTCTGCCAAGGACATGGTTGCTTTATCCG GAGCGCATACAATTGGGCAAGCAAGGTGTGTAGCCTTCAGAAATCGCATATACAATGAAAGCAACATTGAAAGTTCATTTGCAAAGAATAGGCGAGGGAACTGCCCAAGGGCCACAGGATCAGGAGATAATAATCTAGCTCCATTGGATTTTCAAAGTCCAAATAAATTTGACAACCAGTACTACAAGCACCTCTTAAACCAAAAGGGCTTACTTCACTCTGATCAAATCTTATTCAATGGAGGATCCACTGATTCTTTGGTCAGTACATATGCCAGTAACTCTAAAACTTTCAATTCTGATTTTGCTGCTGCAATGATCAAGATGGGAGATATCAGTCCACTCACCGGATCCATTGGTGAGATCAGGAAGAATTGCAGGAGACCaaattga